In one Thermoanaerobacter uzonensis DSM 18761 genomic region, the following are encoded:
- a CDS encoding cyclic nucleotide-binding domain-containing protein translates to MIDDGLIHEIKNKFPFIKNLKDKNKLDNFMRIIKIIKLKNGEKLLEEGDYCTDIVFVINGVVRVYKLSPEGKEITLM, encoded by the coding sequence ATGATTGACGATGGCTTAATCCATGAAATCAAAAATAAATTCCCTTTTATTAAAAACCTAAAGGATAAAAATAAGTTAGACAATTTTATGAGAATCATCAAAATTATCAAGTTGAAAAATGGAGAAAAACTTTTAGAAGAAGGAGATTACTGTACTGACATAGTTTTTGTTATAAATGGAGTAGTAAGAGTGTATAAACTTTCTCCTGAAGGAAAGGAAATAACTCTAATGTGA
- a CDS encoding YgaP family membrane protein encodes MKNIGKIDKIIRYIIGIALLSLLFLVHSNLRFFGLIGLVPILTAAFGFCPLYALFGINTCSTKK; translated from the coding sequence ATGAAAAATATTGGAAAAATTGATAAAATAATCAGATATATAATAGGAATAGCTTTGTTGAGTCTGTTGTTTTTAGTTCATAGTAACCTAAGATTTTTTGGATTAATAGGACTTGTACCAATATTAACAGCTGCTTTTGGTTTCTGCCCATTATATGCTTTATTTGGCATTAATACATGTTCAACAAAAAAATAA
- the rlmD gene encoding 23S rRNA (uracil(1939)-C(5))-methyltransferase RlmD — protein sequence MHDIKVGEKYEVYIDNMAHEGQGVGKIEGVAVFVEGALTGERVVAQIDKISKNYVIGHVVEILEKSRDRVEPLCPYADKCGGCSLQHLSYEGQLKYKTQKVKDNLERIGKVYTKVQDTIGMEKPQRYRNKAQFPVGMVEGEAVTGFYAPRSHDIVPVESCMIQHEISDEIARVVRNWIRKYNISVYEEKTGKGLIRHIVTRVAFKTGEVMAVIVINGKDIPYKKQLIDALKEEIRGLKSIVININTKKTNVIMGEESITIYGSDNIIDYIKDTKFEISPLSFFQVNPVQTEILYGKALEYADLKGEETVIDIYCGIGTISLFAAEKAAFVYGIEAVHQAVEDAKRNAYINGIKNVEFISGDAEKVMPELADKGVKADVVIMDPPRKGCDTSVLEAVIKMNPKKIVYVSCNPSTLARDLRYLEDNGYKTMEVQPVDMFPYTHHVESVALVLPSTF from the coding sequence TTGCACGACATAAAAGTAGGGGAAAAATACGAGGTATATATTGACAATATGGCCCATGAAGGCCAAGGAGTTGGAAAAATTGAAGGAGTGGCTGTCTTTGTAGAAGGAGCATTGACAGGAGAGAGGGTCGTTGCACAAATAGATAAAATTTCCAAAAATTACGTTATAGGTCATGTAGTAGAAATATTAGAAAAGTCCCGTGATAGAGTAGAACCTTTATGTCCTTATGCAGATAAGTGCGGTGGCTGTTCTTTACAGCATTTAAGCTACGAAGGGCAGTTAAAATATAAAACACAAAAAGTCAAAGACAATTTAGAGAGAATAGGCAAAGTGTATACAAAAGTCCAAGATACCATAGGGATGGAAAAGCCTCAGCGGTATAGAAATAAAGCACAATTTCCAGTTGGAATGGTTGAAGGGGAAGCTGTTACAGGTTTTTACGCTCCTCGTTCTCATGACATTGTGCCTGTGGAAAGTTGTATGATACAGCATGAGATTAGTGATGAGATTGCTAGGGTCGTGAGGAATTGGATTAGGAAATATAACATATCTGTATATGAGGAAAAAACGGGAAAAGGCCTGATAAGACATATTGTCACAAGAGTTGCTTTTAAAACTGGGGAAGTTATGGCTGTTATTGTGATTAATGGAAAGGACATACCATATAAAAAACAACTGATTGATGCTTTAAAAGAAGAAATAAGGGGTCTTAAAAGTATAGTAATAAATATTAATACCAAAAAAACTAATGTGATTATGGGAGAGGAAAGTATAACTATTTACGGAAGCGATAATATTATTGACTATATAAAAGACACAAAATTTGAAATATCTCCTTTGTCATTTTTTCAGGTAAATCCTGTTCAAACAGAAATTTTATACGGAAAAGCCCTTGAATATGCTGATTTAAAAGGTGAAGAGACTGTAATAGATATATATTGTGGTATAGGGACTATATCTTTGTTTGCAGCAGAAAAGGCAGCCTTTGTCTATGGCATTGAGGCTGTTCACCAGGCAGTAGAAGATGCAAAGAGAAATGCTTACATAAATGGCATTAAAAATGTGGAATTTATTTCAGGAGATGCGGAAAAAGTAATGCCTGAGTTGGCCGATAAAGGAGTCAAAGCAGATGTAGTTATAATGGATCCTCCAAGAAAGGGCTGTGATACATCTGTTTTAGAAGCAGTTATAAAAATGAATCCGAAAAAAATTGTATACGTTTCTTGCAATCCTTCCACATTAGCACGGGATTTAAGATACCTTGAGGACAATGGATACAAAACGATGGAAGTTCAGCCTGTTGATATGTTTCCTTATACGCACCATGTGGAAAGTGTGGCGTTGGTGTTGCCTTCAACTTTTTAA
- a CDS encoding glucan 1,4-alpha-glucosidase, producing MNRKILAILFLIIFSITIFSGCSSDVSYVKIQHLTANEASQAPGKKDTWASAQKQGIGTANNDVSKVWFTLTHGAISEVYYPTIDMANSKFLKFLVTGGKSFVSDETKDTVSKVEKLNNRSLAFKLINTDKQGRYRITKEIFTDPKRNSLIMKTKFEVLKGETEDYKLYLMYDPHIANEGKYNEGYAIKANDKQVFIAAREKIYSALTTDVKWKGYSIGYNQVNDPISDLEKNKTMTQHFDKARGNIIEGIEIDLSDKTEFKTVLSFGESEEEAAKTALSTLKDNYDKMIGIYIAEWNKYCDGLKDFKGKANELYYTSMMILKASEDKTNKGAYIASLSIPWGEGQGDENKGGYHLVWARDLYHIANAFIAAGDKDSANRALDFLTMVVEKNGFIPQNTWINGEPYWNGIQMDEQADPIILAYQLKRYDLYEKLVKPLADFITKIGPKTGQERWEEAGGYSPATMAAEVAGLVCAADIAKQNKDMESAQKYLDKADKWQKLIDELTYTTKGPYGNGQYYIRIAGLPDPNADFLISIANGGGVYDQKEIIDPSFLELVRLGVKPANDPKILSTIYVVDNLIKVNTPKGPCWYRYNHDGYGEPSKTELYHGTGKGRLWPLLTGERGMYEIAAGKSADEYLKAMENFANQGYVLSEQVWEDTGLPTDSASPLNWAHAEYVVLFVSNIEHKVVDMPQSVYDRYVLGKK from the coding sequence ATGAATAGAAAAATTTTAGCGATATTATTTTTAATAATTTTTTCAATAACTATTTTTTCAGGGTGTTCTTCTGATGTTTCTTATGTAAAAATTCAGCACTTAACTGCTAATGAAGCATCACAGGCACCTGGCAAAAAGGATACTTGGGCATCTGCTCAAAAACAAGGCATTGGAACTGCAAATAATGATGTTTCAAAGGTATGGTTTACTTTGACTCATGGTGCAATATCAGAAGTTTACTATCCCACGATTGATATGGCTAATAGCAAATTTTTGAAATTTTTAGTAACTGGCGGAAAAAGTTTTGTCTCTGATGAGACAAAGGATACAGTGAGCAAAGTGGAGAAACTCAACAATAGGTCTTTAGCATTTAAGCTAATAAATACCGATAAACAGGGAAGATATAGGATTACAAAAGAGATATTTACTGATCCTAAAAGGAATTCCCTCATTATGAAAACAAAATTTGAAGTACTAAAAGGAGAGACTGAAGATTATAAACTTTATCTTATGTATGACCCTCATATTGCTAATGAAGGTAAATACAATGAGGGTTATGCTATAAAAGCAAATGACAAACAGGTTTTTATAGCTGCTAGAGAAAAAATATATTCAGCTTTGACAACTGATGTAAAATGGAAAGGGTATTCTATAGGATATAATCAGGTGAATGACCCTATATCAGATTTAGAAAAAAACAAAACTATGACACAACATTTTGATAAGGCAAGAGGGAATATTATTGAAGGAATAGAGATAGATTTAAGCGATAAGACAGAGTTTAAAACAGTGCTTTCTTTTGGAGAAAGTGAAGAGGAGGCAGCAAAAACTGCTTTGAGTACATTAAAGGACAATTATGATAAAATGATTGGCATATACATTGCTGAGTGGAATAAATACTGTGATGGACTTAAGGATTTTAAAGGGAAAGCTAATGAGTTATACTACACGAGTATGATGATTTTAAAAGCCAGTGAAGATAAGACTAATAAAGGTGCCTATATTGCTTCTCTTTCAATTCCATGGGGTGAAGGTCAAGGAGATGAAAATAAAGGGGGATATCACTTAGTTTGGGCAAGAGACTTGTATCACATCGCTAATGCCTTTATTGCAGCTGGAGACAAAGATTCTGCTAATAGAGCCTTAGACTTTTTAACTATGGTAGTAGAGAAAAATGGGTTTATTCCACAAAATACCTGGATAAATGGGGAGCCTTATTGGAATGGTATCCAAATGGATGAGCAAGCAGACCCTATAATACTGGCATATCAGCTAAAGCGGTATGATTTGTATGAAAAATTGGTAAAACCTCTTGCGGACTTTATTACAAAAATTGGCCCCAAAACAGGGCAAGAAAGATGGGAAGAAGCAGGGGGATATTCACCTGCGACAATGGCAGCTGAAGTTGCGGGACTTGTATGTGCTGCGGACATAGCAAAACAAAATAAAGATATGGAAAGTGCACAAAAATATTTGGATAAGGCTGATAAATGGCAAAAGTTAATTGATGAGCTGACTTATACAACAAAAGGACCGTATGGAAATGGACAGTATTACATAAGAATAGCAGGACTACCGGATCCAAATGCAGACTTTTTAATAAGCATCGCTAACGGTGGTGGAGTCTATGACCAAAAGGAAATTATAGACCCAAGTTTTCTTGAATTGGTGCGGTTGGGAGTAAAACCTGCCAATGACCCTAAGATATTAAGCACTATTTATGTAGTAGACAACCTCATAAAAGTTAATACTCCAAAAGGTCCTTGTTGGTATAGGTATAATCATGATGGCTATGGAGAGCCCTCTAAAACAGAACTATATCATGGCACAGGTAAAGGAAGATTATGGCCTCTTCTTACTGGTGAAAGAGGTATGTATGAAATAGCGGCAGGTAAAAGTGCTGATGAATACCTTAAGGCAATGGAGAATTTTGCAAATCAAGGTTATGTGTTGTCTGAGCAAGTTTGGGAAGATACAGGACTTCCTACAGATTCTGCATCGCCTCTTAACTGGGCACATGCAGAGTATGTAGTATTGTTCGTTTCAAATATAGAGCATAAAGTTGTAGATATGCCTCAATCAGTTTATGATAGATATGTGTTAGGAAAGAAATAA
- a CDS encoding acyl-CoA thioesterase: MHVWDAEIRVRYGETDKMGIVYYSNYFNWFEIGRTEFFRSLGMSYRSLEEKNVMLPVIDAQCKYFSSALYDDLIIIRTRLEFVKGTRLKFLYDIIRKEDNKLLAQGYTEHPFTNLEKKPINLKKVMSEVYEMLAKCCD; encoded by the coding sequence ATGCATGTATGGGATGCAGAGATAAGGGTCCGATATGGAGAAACAGACAAAATGGGTATAGTTTACTATTCTAATTATTTTAATTGGTTTGAAATTGGGAGAACGGAGTTTTTTCGCTCTTTGGGAATGTCCTACAGAAGCTTAGAAGAAAAAAATGTAATGCTACCTGTAATTGACGCTCAGTGTAAATATTTTTCTTCTGCTTTATACGATGACCTCATAATAATAAGAACACGATTAGAATTTGTAAAAGGAACTCGTCTTAAATTTTTATATGATATAATACGAAAAGAGGATAACAAACTTTTAGCACAAGGTTATACAGAGCATCCCTTTACAAATCTTGAAAAAAAGCCTATCAATTTAAAAAAAGTCATGTCAGAGGTTTATGAAATGCTCGCAAAATGCTGTGATTAA
- the pyk gene encoding pyruvate kinase, whose translation MRRTKIVCTIGPASEDYNILKKLIEKGMNVARLNFSHGDFEEHGARIDNIKKIREELGLPVAILLDTKGPEIRTGKFKNGGVELKEGQTFVITTRDVLGDETICSVSYKGLPQDVERGSRILIDDGLISLKVTDVKGEDIVCIVENSGPVKDHKGVNVPGVKLNLPALTQKDVDDIEFGIQKGIDMIAASFVRKAADVLAIRKLLEENKAEHILIIAKIENREGVENIDEIIKVSDGIMVARGDLGVEIPLEEIPIVQKMIIQKCNKAGKPVITATQMLDSMMRNPRPTRAEVTDVANAILDGTDAIMLSGETAQGKYPVEAFETMAKIAEKTEAYVGYRDIIDRNIDTNVSITNAISHATCTTARDIGAAAIITCTKSGYTARMVSRYRPQAPIIATTPSESVARKLSIVWGAYPLVTEEVSTTDEMIDVAIQSALNAGLIRNGDIVVISAGIPVAMTGTTNMLKVHIVGDVLLRGIGIGSKATTGVVCVINDISKDKDKFREGDIIVTAKTERDFMPLIEKASAIITEEGGLTSHAAIVGLNLGIPVIVGCEGATSKLKDGMTVTVDTVRGFVYKGIVNIK comes from the coding sequence ATGCGCAGAACAAAAATAGTGTGTACAATAGGACCTGCCAGCGAAGACTATAATATACTAAAAAAATTAATTGAGAAGGGTATGAACGTTGCTCGATTGAATTTTTCTCATGGAGATTTTGAAGAGCATGGGGCAAGAATTGACAATATTAAAAAGATAAGAGAAGAATTAGGATTACCTGTTGCTATTTTGTTAGATACTAAAGGTCCAGAAATAAGGACAGGAAAGTTTAAAAATGGCGGAGTGGAATTAAAAGAAGGACAAACTTTTGTCATTACGACAAGAGATGTATTAGGAGACGAAACTATATGTAGTGTATCCTATAAGGGCTTGCCTCAAGATGTGGAAAGAGGTAGCCGCATACTAATTGATGATGGGTTAATTTCTCTAAAGGTTACTGATGTTAAAGGAGAAGATATAGTTTGCATTGTAGAAAATTCTGGTCCTGTAAAAGACCATAAAGGAGTAAATGTTCCAGGAGTAAAACTTAATCTTCCTGCTTTGACTCAAAAAGATGTAGATGATATAGAATTTGGAATTCAAAAGGGCATTGATATGATTGCTGCTTCTTTTGTTAGAAAGGCAGCTGATGTTTTGGCAATAAGAAAACTTTTGGAAGAAAATAAGGCAGAGCATATTTTAATTATTGCCAAAATAGAAAATCGCGAAGGAGTAGAAAATATAGACGAAATTATAAAGGTTTCAGATGGAATAATGGTAGCAAGAGGAGATTTAGGTGTTGAAATTCCTCTTGAAGAAATACCAATCGTTCAGAAGATGATTATACAAAAATGCAATAAAGCAGGAAAACCTGTAATCACTGCAACTCAAATGTTAGACTCCATGATGAGAAATCCAAGACCTACAAGGGCTGAAGTTACAGATGTAGCAAATGCTATTCTAGATGGTACAGATGCTATAATGCTATCAGGGGAGACAGCTCAGGGTAAATATCCTGTAGAAGCTTTTGAAACAATGGCAAAGATTGCAGAAAAGACAGAGGCTTATGTAGGATATAGAGATATCATTGATAGAAATATTGATACAAATGTTTCTATTACAAATGCTATAAGCCATGCAACTTGTACTACTGCAAGAGATATAGGAGCAGCTGCTATAATAACTTGTACTAAATCTGGTTATACGGCGAGAATGGTATCAAGGTACAGGCCTCAAGCTCCGATTATTGCTACTACTCCAAGCGAAAGTGTTGCAAGGAAACTCTCTATAGTCTGGGGAGCATATCCTTTAGTTACAGAAGAGGTTTCTACTACAGATGAAATGATAGATGTTGCAATACAAAGTGCTTTAAATGCGGGACTTATAAGAAATGGCGATATCGTAGTAATTTCTGCAGGAATCCCTGTAGCTATGACAGGCACCACCAACATGTTGAAGGTACATATAGTAGGGGATGTTTTATTAAGAGGAATAGGTATAGGTTCTAAAGCTACTACAGGTGTTGTATGTGTCATTAATGATATCAGCAAAGATAAAGATAAATTTAGAGAAGGCGATATAATAGTAACTGCAAAGACAGAAAGAGATTTTATGCCTCTTATAGAGAAAGCTTCTGCTATAATCACAGAAGAAGGAGGGCTTACTTCTCACGCTGCTATTGTGGGATTAAACTTAGGAATCCCTGTAATTGTTGGGTGTGAAGGAGCAACTTCTAAACTCAAAGATGGCATGACTGTAACGGTTGACACAGTTAGAGGATTTGTGTATAAAGGAATTGTAAATATTAAATAA
- the pfkA gene encoding 6-phosphofructokinase, with translation MKTIGILTSGGDAPGMNAAIRAVVRAGIYYGLKVKGIMRGYAGLVEDEVIDLNLSSVGDILQKGGTILRTARCEEFKKKEVRKKAYETLQKHGIEGLVVIGGDGSFRGAQLLSEEWNVNTIGIPGTIDNDIPCTDYTIGFDTACNTVIDAINKIRDTATSHERANIIEVMGRNAGYIALYAGLAGGAEMIILPEVEWSIDELCDKITYGIKRGKLHHIIVLAEGVMSAPELAKMIKERLPKLDLRYTILGHIQRGGAPTVMDRVLASQMGARAVELLLENKTKRIISIRNNQIVDDDIDEALSMKKEFNRKLYELSKILSI, from the coding sequence ATGAAGACGATTGGTATACTTACAAGTGGTGGAGATGCACCAGGGATGAACGCAGCTATAAGGGCTGTGGTAAGGGCAGGAATTTATTATGGGCTTAAAGTAAAAGGCATTATGAGGGGATATGCAGGGCTAGTAGAGGATGAAGTTATTGATTTAAATCTTTCTTCAGTAGGAGATATATTGCAAAAAGGTGGTACTATTTTGAGAACTGCTAGATGTGAAGAATTTAAGAAAAAAGAGGTGCGCAAAAAAGCCTACGAAACCCTTCAAAAACATGGGATAGAGGGTCTCGTTGTAATTGGAGGAGATGGATCTTTTAGAGGAGCACAGCTTTTAAGTGAAGAATGGAATGTAAATACAATTGGGATTCCAGGTACAATTGATAATGACATACCTTGTACAGATTATACAATAGGGTTTGACACCGCTTGCAATACTGTCATTGATGCAATAAATAAAATAAGGGATACTGCTACTTCCCATGAAAGAGCAAATATAATAGAAGTGATGGGAAGAAATGCGGGTTATATTGCTTTGTATGCTGGCCTAGCTGGTGGAGCAGAGATGATTATACTTCCTGAAGTGGAATGGAGCATCGATGAACTTTGTGATAAGATAACTTACGGGATAAAGAGAGGGAAGCTTCACCATATAATTGTCCTTGCAGAGGGAGTTATGAGCGCTCCAGAACTAGCGAAAATGATTAAAGAAAGGCTACCAAAATTAGACTTAAGGTATACTATTTTGGGGCACATTCAAAGAGGTGGAGCCCCTACAGTGATGGATAGGGTATTGGCAAGCCAAATGGGAGCAAGAGCAGTGGAATTGCTTTTAGAAAATAAAACTAAGAGAATAATAAGTATACGAAACAATCAAATTGTAGACGATGATATAGATGAAGCCCTTTCCATGAAAAAGGAGTTTAACAGAAAACTTTATGAGCTCAGCAAGATATTGTCTATATAA
- a CDS encoding DNA polymerase III subunit alpha, with product MFVHLHVHSEYSLLDGSCRIKDLIAKTKELNMKAIAITDHGVMYGVIDFYKEAVAQGIKPIIGCEIYVAPRSMQDKEYGIDNENYHLVLLAKDMVGYKNLMKIVTVASIEGFYYKPRVDREFLKEHSEGLIALTACLAGEVPSYILRGEYEKAKEAALFYDSVFGRGNFYLELQDHGILEQQKVNKELIKLSKETGIPLVATNDVHYLEKKDAKAHEVLLCIQTGKTIDDEDRMSFPTDEFYLKSPQEMENLFSCCKEAIENTEKIADMCNVEFEFNKTKLPKYDLPEGVDSYEYLRKLCYEGLYKRYKNPSKEVIERLDYELSVIKQMGYVDYFLIVWDFIKFAKDNGIMTGPGRGSAAGSLVAYTLGITNIDPIKYNLLFERFLNPERVSMPDIDSDFCYERRQEVIDYVVEKYGKDNVAQIITFGTMAARAVIRDVGRALNYPYAEVDVIAKMIPFELGMTIDKALSLNPELKARYENEEKVKQLIDISRSLEGLPRHASTHAAGVVISKEPLVNYVPLQKNEDSIVTQFPMTTLEELGLLKMDFLGLRTLTVIRDTIEMVKKNKGVTIDFDSMEYDDSKVYELISKGETEGVFQLESPGMKQFMTELKPKNLEDIIAGISLYRPGPMDQIPRYLANRNHPESIVYDHPLLKPILDVTYGCMVYQEQVMQIVRDVAGYSLGRSDLVRRAMAKKKMDVMEQERKNFIYGIVDEEGNVIVPGALRNGLDEATANKLFDEMLDFANYAFNKSHAAAYAVIAYQTAYLKRYYPGEFMAALLNSFVDNLDKIAFYVQVCKKMGIKVLPPDINESDSYFTVVEDKIRFGLSAVKNVGLNMTMEIVSERERNGKFKSVIDFFERMQDSQLNKKAVESLIKAGAFSSFGVRRSQLLSVYDKLMENIKRNRNNNLNGQISLFGEVEQSHGVEFEFPDLEEFSKSRLLSMEKETLGLYISGHPLEEYVDDIPKITNATTLDFKVSEEEMFQPKLQDNQEVVIAGVIATKKIKFTKSNNMMAFVTIEDLYGTVEVIVFPTVYEKYSSIIKEDSPVVIRGKVSLKEEEEPKILCDEIKPLSQAIVKKLYLNLQDSTKIEIVKQILRKNPGNMPVVLKLNSKKLLVANRDLWVDGSKELIKQLYAVLGEENVKVI from the coding sequence ATGTTTGTCCATTTGCACGTTCATTCTGAATACAGTTTACTTGATGGTTCTTGCAGAATTAAAGATTTAATTGCTAAAACTAAAGAGTTAAACATGAAAGCCATAGCTATTACAGACCATGGAGTGATGTATGGCGTAATAGATTTTTACAAAGAAGCAGTAGCCCAAGGAATAAAACCTATCATAGGCTGTGAAATTTATGTAGCCCCTCGAAGCATGCAGGATAAAGAATATGGGATTGATAATGAAAATTATCACTTGGTGCTACTGGCAAAGGACATGGTAGGATATAAAAATTTAATGAAGATAGTGACTGTGGCTTCAATTGAAGGTTTTTATTATAAACCACGAGTTGACAGAGAGTTTTTAAAAGAGCATAGTGAGGGGCTAATTGCTTTGACTGCTTGTCTTGCAGGAGAAGTTCCCTCTTATATTTTAAGAGGTGAGTATGAAAAAGCGAAAGAGGCAGCACTTTTTTACGACTCTGTTTTTGGACGAGGGAATTTTTATTTAGAACTGCAGGACCATGGAATTTTAGAACAGCAAAAGGTAAATAAAGAGCTTATAAAACTATCCAAAGAGACGGGAATACCTTTAGTTGCCACTAATGATGTACACTATCTTGAAAAAAAAGATGCAAAAGCTCATGAAGTGCTTTTGTGCATTCAAACAGGGAAGACAATTGATGATGAAGATCGTATGTCTTTTCCAACTGATGAATTTTATTTAAAATCTCCACAAGAGATGGAGAATCTTTTTTCTTGTTGTAAAGAGGCCATTGAAAATACTGAGAAGATTGCAGACATGTGTAATGTAGAATTTGAGTTTAATAAAACGAAATTGCCCAAATACGATTTGCCAGAAGGCGTTGATTCCTATGAATATTTGAGAAAGTTATGTTATGAAGGATTGTACAAAAGGTATAAAAATCCAAGCAAAGAAGTGATTGAAAGATTAGATTACGAACTTTCTGTAATAAAGCAAATGGGATATGTAGATTATTTCCTCATAGTCTGGGACTTTATAAAGTTTGCAAAAGACAATGGGATTATGACGGGACCAGGAAGAGGTTCTGCGGCAGGAAGTTTAGTGGCTTATACGTTGGGAATAACCAACATAGACCCTATAAAATACAACCTTCTTTTTGAGAGATTTTTAAACCCTGAGAGGGTCAGCATGCCTGATATTGATTCAGATTTTTGCTATGAGAGAAGACAAGAAGTAATTGATTACGTTGTAGAAAAATATGGTAAGGACAATGTAGCTCAAATTATAACTTTTGGTACAATGGCGGCGAGAGCGGTTATAAGGGATGTAGGAAGGGCTTTAAATTATCCCTATGCAGAGGTAGATGTAATTGCAAAAATGATTCCTTTTGAATTGGGAATGACTATTGATAAAGCTTTATCTTTAAACCCTGAACTTAAAGCGCGATACGAAAATGAAGAAAAAGTAAAACAGCTTATTGATATTTCCAGGTCTTTAGAAGGTCTTCCTAGACATGCCTCTACTCATGCTGCAGGAGTGGTAATATCAAAAGAACCTCTTGTCAATTACGTGCCATTGCAAAAAAACGAAGATTCCATAGTGACTCAATTTCCAATGACCACCCTTGAGGAGTTAGGACTTTTGAAGATGGACTTTTTGGGACTGAGAACTTTGACAGTTATAAGGGATACAATTGAAATGGTAAAAAAGAACAAGGGTGTGACTATAGACTTTGATTCTATGGAGTACGATGACTCTAAAGTTTATGAACTTATATCAAAAGGGGAAACAGAAGGAGTTTTTCAATTAGAGTCTCCAGGAATGAAACAGTTTATGACAGAATTAAAGCCTAAAAACCTTGAGGACATAATAGCAGGAATTTCTCTCTATCGCCCCGGACCTATGGACCAAATTCCAAGATATCTTGCAAATAGAAATCATCCAGAGAGTATAGTCTATGATCATCCTCTTTTAAAGCCAATTTTAGACGTAACTTATGGTTGCATGGTATATCAAGAACAAGTTATGCAAATTGTGAGAGATGTCGCTGGTTACTCTTTGGGCAGGTCTGACTTGGTAAGACGAGCTATGGCTAAAAAGAAAATGGATGTAATGGAACAAGAAAGAAAGAATTTTATTTATGGGATAGTTGATGAAGAGGGAAATGTAATAGTTCCAGGGGCTTTAAGAAATGGATTAGATGAGGCAACTGCTAATAAGCTTTTTGACGAGATGTTAGATTTTGCAAACTATGCTTTTAATAAGTCTCATGCCGCGGCTTATGCTGTTATAGCTTATCAGACTGCATATTTGAAAAGGTATTATCCTGGAGAATTTATGGCTGCACTTTTAAACAGTTTTGTGGATAACTTAGATAAAATTGCTTTTTATGTTCAAGTATGCAAAAAAATGGGAATAAAAGTGTTACCACCTGATATAAACGAGAGTGATTCCTATTTTACAGTGGTAGAAGATAAAATAAGGTTTGGTCTTAGCGCAGTAAAAAATGTTGGCTTAAATATGACAATGGAAATTGTAAGCGAAAGAGAAAGAAATGGGAAATTTAAATCTGTAATTGACTTTTTTGAGAGGATGCAGGACAGTCAATTAAATAAAAAAGCAGTGGAAAGCTTAATTAAAGCAGGAGCTTTTAGTTCTTTTGGTGTACGGCGTTCTCAACTTTTGTCTGTATATGACAAATTAATGGAAAATATAAAGAGAAATAGAAATAATAATTTAAATGGGCAGATTTCTTTATTTGGCGAAGTAGAACAAAGTCATGGTGTGGAATTTGAATTTCCTGATTTAGAAGAATTTTCAAAAAGCAGATTGTTGTCTATGGAAAAAGAAACTTTAGGTCTTTATATAAGTGGGCATCCTTTAGAAGAATATGTGGATGATATTCCTAAAATTACTAATGCCACTACTTTGGATTTTAAAGTTAGCGAAGAGGAAATGTTTCAACCTAAATTGCAAGATAACCAAGAAGTGGTGATAGCGGGAGTCATAGCTACAAAAAAAATTAAATTTACAAAAAGTAATAATATGATGGCTTTTGTCACAATTGAGGACTTGTATGGAACTGTAGAAGTAATAGTATTTCCAACTGTATATGAAAAGTATTCCAGTATAATAAAAGAAGACAGCCCGGTTGTGATTAGGGGAAAGGTTAGTTTAAAGGAAGAAGAAGAGCCTAAAATTTTATGCGATGAAATTAAGCCGTTGTCTCAAGCGATAGTGAAAAAACTTTATCTTAATTTGCAGGATTCTACAAAGATTGAGATTGTTAAACAAATATTACGCAAAAATCCTGGTAATATGCCGGTAGTTCTAAAGCTTAATAGTAAAAAATTATTGGTTGCTAATAGAGACTTGTGGGTAGATGGAAGTAAGGAATTAATTAAACAATTGTATGCTGTTTTAGGAGAGGAAAATGTCAAAGTAATTTGA